The Streptomyces sp. A2-16 sequence TCGCCGCGATCATCGCCGGCACCCTCGCCGAGGCCTCCGCACGCCTGTGATCCACGCACGCAAGCATTGGAAAGGAACGACATGTACTCCATCGGTCCGCTGACCGTCGCCCCCGGCGAGCGCGCCCAGGGCCTCATCCCGGTCGGCACCAGCAGCTACGGCGTGGAGCTCGGCATTCCGCTCATCGTCGTCAACGGTGCCCAGGACGGCCCCGTCCTGTGTGTGGACGCGGGGGTGCACGGCGACGAGTACGACGGCCAGGAGGCCATCCGGCGTGTCCTCGCCGACGTCGACCCGGCCACCCTGCGCGGCACGATCGTCGGCATCCCCTGCCTGAACACCCCGGCCTTCGAGGCCGCCGCCCGCGCGAGCGGCATCGACCACCTCAACCTCAACCGCATCTTCCCCGGTGACGCGGAGGGCTCGTACTCGCAGCGCCTGGCCGCCACCTTCGTCGAGCAGGTCGTCCCGGCCGTCGACGCCGTGGTCGACCTGCACACCGGCGGCGCCTACGGCGAGATCGCCCCGCTGGTCATCCTCCAGGGCGGCTACGAGGACCTGGCGACGGACCTGGCACTCGCCGCCGGGCACGAACTGGTCTGGAAGGGCGGCAAGTGGGGCGGCACGGTCCGCCACCCCGTCCTCGAGGCCGGCAAGCCCGCCATCACCATCGAGTGCGGCGGCGCCACCTACCGCGAGGCCAACGTCGAGCGGCACATGCACTCGATCCGCAACATCCTGCGCAGCCTCGGCCTGATCGACGGCGAGGCCGAGCTGCGGGACACCTACACCACCGTCTCCGGCACCTTCGCCCGCTCCGCCGCCGGCGGCTTCTTCGTCGCCCGCGCCGAACCGGGGGAGACCTGCAAGGAGGGCGACCTGATCGCCACCATCACCGACCACTACGGCAACACGCTGGAAGAGGTCACCGCCCCGCAGGACGGCATCGTGCTCTGGGTCCGCCGGATCCGCACGGTCCGCCCCGGCGACGAGGTCGTCATCTTCGGCGAGGTGCTGGGGGAGATGCGGCCATGAGCGGCGAACTGCAGCTGACCGAGCTGCTGATCGACGGCAAGCAGGTCCCCGCCGCCGACGGCCGCACCTTCACCGTCCTCGACCCGTCGAACGGCACGGCCATCGCCCAGGTGGCCCTGGCCGGAACGGCGGACGTGGACCAGGCGGTGGCCGCCGCGCGGGCGGCCTTCACCGCCCCCGAATGGGCCGGTATGCGGGCCGCCGACCGCGGCCGCATCCTGTACCGGATCGCCGAGGCCATCCGCTACCAGGGAGAACGACTGGCGCGGCTGGAGAGCCAGGACGTCGGCAAGCCCCTGCGGCAGGCCAAGGCCGATGTCGAGGCGGCGGCCCGCTACTTCGAGTTCTACGCGGGCGTCGCCGACAAGCTCGGCGGCTCGACGGTCCCGCTCGGCCCCGGCCTGCTCGACTACACCGTCCGGGAGCCGATCGGCGTCTCCGGCCACATCATCCCCTTCAACTACCCCCTCCAGAACACCGCGCGGGGCTCGGCCCCGGCGCTGGCCGCCGGCTGCACGGTGGTGCTCAAGCCGTCACCCGAGGCCCCGCTCACTCCCCTGG is a genomic window containing:
- a CDS encoding M14 family metallopeptidase, producing the protein MYSIGPLTVAPGERAQGLIPVGTSSYGVELGIPLIVVNGAQDGPVLCVDAGVHGDEYDGQEAIRRVLADVDPATLRGTIVGIPCLNTPAFEAAARASGIDHLNLNRIFPGDAEGSYSQRLAATFVEQVVPAVDAVVDLHTGGAYGEIAPLVILQGGYEDLATDLALAAGHELVWKGGKWGGTVRHPVLEAGKPAITIECGGATYREANVERHMHSIRNILRSLGLIDGEAELRDTYTTVSGTFARSAAGGFFVARAEPGETCKEGDLIATITDHYGNTLEEVTAPQDGIVLWVRRIRTVRPGDEVVIFGEVLGEMRP